GCTTCAGCGTGGGTATCGAAAACGTGAACGATATCATCGCCGACTTGGAACAGGCTCTGGCACAGGTCTAGTTTAGATATCAGATACAAGATATGAGCGAATAGCGAAGTCTCATATCTGAAACCAGTATCTTGATTTTTGAAAAATCCGCGATGTCCTTCTGCGACAACGCGGGTTTTTCTTTTTCGTATCTCATCCCTCATATCTCATGCCTCACCGCTCATTCCCCTCTTGACTAGCAATATCAAGTGATGTATATTATTCCTGTCGGTCTATATGACGTTGTATTTGTCTATGTATATGTCGGGGTAAATTATGTATCGTCCGTCCTTAAAGTTGAGCATGGAGATTGTGAATCTGGCTATCGAGATTTCCGTTTTGGCGACCCGATGCGAGGCCTGGCTGGAAGGCCGTCAGGGGCATCGCGGCTTTGACTGCGGCGTCGGTAGAGACCTCTGCGATGAACCCTTTCAGGGGGATTACGACGTGTTTTCGCTGTCGGATTTTTTGCGGGCCCATGCCGACTTGGCGGGGGCGAACCAGCCTGACGGGGGATCTTTCAGGACGGGGAACGGCTGCGTTTTCAACGGCAAGATGTGTATCCACCTGGCGCCCCCTGCAAGCGAAGTGCCTTACATGATGCAGGAACTTTTCCAGTGGCTCCAGAAAAGCGAGGACCACCTGCTGATCAGGGCCTGCATTTTCCATTACGCCCTGGATTACATCCGCCCCTTCAAGGATGGCAATGGCCGCATGGGATTGCTCTGGCAATCGTTGCTCCTGAAGAAGCTGAGTCCCGTTCTTTCGAACCTGTCCCGGGAACATTGGGACGAAGATCAGCAGCGTCGCTACTATTTTGCCTTTGTGAAGGCCATAAAGGCAGGCGAGGCGGGCCCCTTTGTGGAGTTCCTTTTGCAGGGAATCCTGGATTTGCTTAAAAACATTGCAGAATCCCTTAAAGAAAAGGGTGATGATGCCGCAAGTGTGGAACTTTCTATCCGACAGAACAAAATTTTGGATTATTTGCGAGAAAAAACGCTGACTGTTGAGCAGATTGCCAAGAAGTTGAAAGTTTCGTCGAGAACTGTAGAACGGGAAATGTCTAAATTGCAGCAAATGGGTGTTGTTTACCGCGAGGGTTCCGACAAAACAGGCTCCTGGCGGGTACGTTAAAAAGGACCTCGGATGAATCCGAGGCCCTTTCTATTTCGTTAGATTGTTTTAGACAAATTAAGCGAAGTTGTACAGGTCTGTAATATCTTCGTTGTTCTTGTCGTACATCCAGAACTGGTTGATGTGGGCATGTTCGTCTTCCACCAGGTTGATCTTCATGCCGTGCTTGTACTCCAGATAGTTGTACATGCGGTTCAGGTCCTTGCACATCACGTCGATAACGAAGGGGCTGACCACCAGGGTCACTTCGCGGAGCTTGCCCTTGGCCTTGGCGCGAGCCATCCAACGGTCAATCATGCCGAGAGTGCTTTCCAGGGTAGCGATACGGCCACCACCGCAGCAGACCGGGCATACCTGAGTCTTTTCGGTCATCAGGTTCACGCGGACGCGCTTACGGGTCACTTCCATCAGGCCGAACTGGCTAATGGGGGCGGGGGTGATGGGAGCCTTGTCGCGACGGATTGCCTTGCGGAATTCCTGGTAGACGGTCTCATTGTCGGCTTCGGTTTCCATATCGATGAAGTCGATAATGATCAGGCCGCCCACGTCGCGGAGACGGAGCTGCTTTGCAATTTCGTGGCAAGCATCGATGTTGGTTTCCAGGATAATCTTACCCTGGTCCTTGCCGTGGACCTTGGGACCGGTATTCACGTCGATGGACACCAGTGCTTCGGTCTGCTCGATGACCAGGTTGCCACCGCGGGGCAGCGGGACCTGGCGCTGGAGAGAGCGTGCATAGTCGTTTTCGATCTTGAAGTATTCGAACAGGCTTTCGTTGCTGCTCCACAGCTTCACCTTGTCCAGCTTGTCCGGAGACAGAACCTTCAGGTAGTCGCGGAGGGCGAAGTATTCGTCGCGGTTGTCGATATACACGTAGTCGGTGTTATCGCCAAAGTATTCGCGGACGGTCTGTTCGATGGAATCAGATTCTTCGTAGATGCAGGTTTCGGCAGGCTGGTTTTCGAAGTTGTACTTCGTCTGTTCCCACTTGCTTTCCAGTTCACGCATCTGCTTGTTGATTTCGAATTCGGATTCGTTCAAGCCGTTGGTACGTACGATATAGCCCACATCGCGACCCTTCAGGCGGCGGACCACCTTCTTGAATTCGCGGCGCTTGGCCGGATCACGTTCACGCTTGGACACACCGATAAAGTTGGTACCCGGCATGCAGACCAGGAAACGGCCGGCAAAGCTGAGATGGGTGGTCAGACGGGCACCCTTGGTGCTGATGGGTTCCTTAACCACCTGGACCATGATTTCCTGGCCTTCGTGGAGGATTTCATCAATAGGCACTTCCTTGGAGGAACCGCCTTCGTCATCATCGTCACCGTATTCGCGACGAAGCAGTTCGTTGCGATCGACGGCGTCTTCCTGATGGAGGAAGCCGGCCTTCTCCAGGCCGATGTCAATGAACGCAGCCTTCAGTGCCGGAAGCACCTTCTGGACCACGCCCTTATAAATATTGCCCAGAACTCGATTAGAAGAAACGCCTTCCACTACCAATTCGACGAGTTCACCGTCTTCCATGATAGCGATACGCTTTTCATAAGGCGTCTTGCTAATCAAAATCCCGCGCTTACACTTATTTGCCATTAAAACTCCTAAAAGTTCGACAAAACTTGATAGACACGATAATAGATTTTGGCCCCAAGACCGGTCCAAAAGTATGGGCCCTGTCCGAGCCCCGCGCGCTTCTTGACGGAAAGTACCGACTGCCTGCCAACGCGAGACCTGGGGACCATAAATATATAATATGATTTTTATGCGGGGGAAGCCTCCCCCTCGCACAAGCCCTTTTTAAGGTCTTTTGCTACCCCCTCTGCGGGGGCACGCCCCCGCAACGCCCCCAACCGTTGACAAATTGTACAACATATTTTTCAGCCAGCGCATCAAAAAAGTTTCGCCAAAGTCTATATTCTAACCGTAAGGAATTTGGGAAACCAGGAGGCTCTATGTCCATCAGGAAACATTGGGGAAAAATCACCTTAGGCATTGCGGCAAGTTTTTGGGCCGGCTGTAACGATAGCGGCACCGAGGCGGAATACATCCAAGGTGGCGAAAACATCTGTACAAACGAGCAAAATGAAGAATGTGGCGGTGGTGCTGTCATCGCACTCTACGGCGTCGCCCCCACTTATGACATCAGCTCCAGCAGCATAACCGGTGACTGCACCGAAGGTAACTGCGCAGAGTCTTCCTCCGGCATGGGAGAATCCTCTTCCAGCGTCAATAGCGAATATCCCTACGTGCTCTATTCCGATCCCTCGGTACACTGCAAGGACAGCACCGTATACGTTCCGTCTCCATGCGAAAACGCCTCCAAAAGCTACGCATCCACTGATGAAAACGCCCCTCTGTACGGCATCGTTCCCATCGTCTGCAATACACCGAGCCGTTACGATCCCATTTTCAAGTGCGACAACGGCGATTCCCTCCCCGCATACCGTTACAAGGAAAAGGACGGCATCATCTACACCAACAAAGAGTACGATGAACTATTCGGCTCCAACTAAGCCAATAATTTAGTAGATTGCCCTGCATGGCCCTGCTCCTCACCATCATTTTCTTCGCCTGGTTTATCAGCAATATTGTCCGCGGCAACATTTCTCACCAGGGCAGTGATTACCATTTCAGGGAGCACCCCATACCGTTCATCATCATCCAGATTTTCCTTCTAGGCTTCGGTCTCTTCTGCTTGAACCGTTTTCTGAGTGAGATCGGGATTCTCGTCTTCTAGATTTTAATATCTTTCGTCTCCAGGAAGAAGAAAAATCTATGTCTGACCAGATCAACTTAAAAGACGAACTTTACCTAAAAGATTATGCCGGCAAGATTCACAATTTGCCGTTGGGTGAACTGTACGAAGTTTTGGGTGTCGTCAAGAAGGATTCCTCTGACGAACGAGTCAAGATCGTAATGGAACGGATCCATGAGTTAGAGGCGGAAATTCAGACGAACAAGTCTAACAAAAAAAAGAAAGTAAAGGTAAAGCCCGTCAAGGCGGCAAGGGAAGATTCTGCAAATAGGGAATCGCCGGTAAAGCTTTTCATCCGCAAGCTTTTCTGGATTTCTCTCATGGCCGTATTCGTTGTTTCGAGAGTGCAGGACGTCGCCCATAAAATTCTTGATGGTTCGTTTGATGTTACCGAATGCGGAATCACCTTTACC
Above is a window of Fibrobacter sp. UWH6 DNA encoding:
- a CDS encoding Fic family protein, whose amino-acid sequence is MEIVNLAIEISVLATRCEAWLEGRQGHRGFDCGVGRDLCDEPFQGDYDVFSLSDFLRAHADLAGANQPDGGSFRTGNGCVFNGKMCIHLAPPASEVPYMMQELFQWLQKSEDHLLIRACIFHYALDYIRPFKDGNGRMGLLWQSLLLKKLSPVLSNLSREHWDEDQQRRYYFAFVKAIKAGEAGPFVEFLLQGILDLLKNIAESLKEKGDDAASVELSIRQNKILDYLREKTLTVEQIAKKLKVSSRTVEREMSKLQQMGVVYREGSDKTGSWRVR
- a CDS encoding Rne/Rng family ribonuclease; amino-acid sequence: MANKCKRGILISKTPYEKRIAIMEDGELVELVVEGVSSNRVLGNIYKGVVQKVLPALKAAFIDIGLEKAGFLHQEDAVDRNELLRREYGDDDDEGGSSKEVPIDEILHEGQEIMVQVVKEPISTKGARLTTHLSFAGRFLVCMPGTNFIGVSKRERDPAKRREFKKVVRRLKGRDVGYIVRTNGLNESEFEINKQMRELESKWEQTKYNFENQPAETCIYEESDSIEQTVREYFGDNTDYVYIDNRDEYFALRDYLKVLSPDKLDKVKLWSSNESLFEYFKIENDYARSLQRQVPLPRGGNLVIEQTEALVSIDVNTGPKVHGKDQGKIILETNIDACHEIAKQLRLRDVGGLIIIDFIDMETEADNETVYQEFRKAIRRDKAPITPAPISQFGLMEVTRKRVRVNLMTEKTQVCPVCCGGGRIATLESTLGMIDRWMARAKAKGKLREVTLVVSPFVIDVMCKDLNRMYNYLEYKHGMKINLVEDEHAHINQFWMYDKNNEDITDLYNFA